One Mesoplodon densirostris isolate mMesDen1 chromosome X, mMesDen1 primary haplotype, whole genome shotgun sequence genomic region harbors:
- the FLNA gene encoding filamin-A isoform X2 has product MSSSHSRAGQSAAGAAPGSGADTRDAEMPATEKDLAEDAPWKKIQQNTFTRWCNEHLKCVSKRIANLQKDLSDGLRLIALLEVLSQKKMHRKHNQRPTFRQMQLENVSVALEFLERESIKLVSIDSKAIVDGNLKLILGLIWTLILHYSISMPMWDEEEDEEAKKQTPKQRLLGWIQNKLPQLPITNFSRDWQSGRALGALVDSCAPGLCPDWDSWDASKPVNNAREAMQQADDWLGIPQVITPEEIVDPNVDEHSVMTYLSQFPKAKLKPGAPLRPKLNPKKARAYGPGIEPTGNMVKKRAEFTVETRSAGQGEVLVYVEDPAGHQEEAKVTANNDKNRTFSVWYVPEVTGTHKVTVLFAGQHIAKSPFEVYVDKSQGDASKVTAQGPGLEPSGNIANKTTYFEIFTAAGTGEVEVVIQDPTGRKGTVEPQLEARGDSTYRCSYQPTVEGVHTVHVTFAGVPIPRSPYTVTVGQACNPGACRAVGRGLQPKGVRVKETADFKVYTKGAGSGELKVTVKGPKGEERVKQKDLGDGVYGFEYYPMVPGTYTVTITWGGQNIGRSPFEVKVGTECGNQKVRAWGPGLEGGVVGKSADFVVEAIGDDVGTLGFSVEGPSQAKIECDDKGDGSCDVRYWPQEAGEYAVHVLCNSEDIRLSPFMADIREAPQDFHPDRVKARGPGLEKTGVAVNKPAEFTVDAKHGGKAPLRVQVQDNEGCPVEAVVKDNGNGTYSCSYVPRKPVKHTAMVSWGGVSIPSSPFRVNVGAGSHPNKVKVYGPGVAKTGLKAHEPTYFTVDCTEAGQGDVSIGIKCAPGVVGPAEADIDFDIIRNDNDTFTVKYTPRGAGSYTIMVLFADQATPTSPIRVKVDPSHDASKVKAEGPGLSRTGVELGKPTHFTVNAKAAGKGKLDVQFSGLAKGDAVRDVDLVDHHDNTYTVKYTPVQQGPVGVSVTYGGDPIPKSPFSVAVSPSLDLSKIKVSGLGEKVDVGKDQEFTVKSKGAGGQGKVVSKIVGPSGTAVPCKVEPGLGADNSVVRFVPREEGPYEVEVTYDGVPVPGSPFSLEAVPPTKPSKVKAFGPGLQGGSAGSPARFTIDTKGAGTGGLGLTVEGPCEAQLECLDNGDGTCSVSYVPTEPGDYNINILFADTHIPGSPFKAHVVPCFDPSKVKCSGPGLERATAGEAGQFHVDCSSAGSAELTIEIRSEAGLPAEVHIQDHGDGTHTITYIPLCPGAYTVTIKYGGQPVPNFPSKLQVEPAVDTSGVQCYGPGIEGQGVFREATTEFSVDARALTQTGGPHVKARVANPSGNLTETYVQDCGDGTYKVEYTPYEEGLHSVDVTYDGSPVPSSPFQVPVTEGCDPSRVRVHGPGIQSGTTNKPNKFTVETRGAGTGGLGLAVEGPSEAKMSCMDNKDGSCSVEYVPYEAGTYSLNVTYGGHQVPGSPFKVPVHDVTDASKVKCSGPGLSPGMVRANLPQSFQVDTSKAGVAPLQVKVQGPKGLVEPVDVVDNADGTQTVNYVPSREGPYSISVLYGEEEVPRSPFKVKVLPTHDASKVKASGPGLNTTGVPASLPVEFTIDAKDAGEGLLAVQITDPEGKPKKTHIQDNHDGTYTVAYVPDVTGRYTILIKYGGDEIPFSPYRVRAVPTGDASKCTVTVSIGGHGLGAGIGPTIQIGEETVITVDTKAAGKGKVTCTVCTPDGSEVDVDVVENEDGTFDIFYTAPQPGKYVICVRFGGEHVPNSPFQVTALAGDQPAAQPPLRPQQLAPPYTYAQGGQQTWAPERPLVGVNGLDVTSLRPFDLVIPFTIKKGEITGEVRMPSGKVAQPAITDNKDGTVTVRYAPSEAGLHEMDIRYDNMHIPGSPLQFYVDYVNCGHVTAYGPGLTHGVVNKPAVFTVNTKDAGEGGLSLAIEGPSKAEISCTDNQDGTCSVSYLPVLPGDYSILVKYNEQHIPGSPFTARVTGDDSMRMSHLKVGSAADIPINISETDLSLLTATVVPPSGREEPCLLKRLRNGHVGISFVPKETGEHLVHVKKNGQHVASSPIPVVISQSEIGDASRVRVSGQGLHEGHTFEPAEFIIDTRDAGYGGLSLSIEGPSKVDINTEDLEDGTCRVTYCPTEPGNYIINIKFADQHVPGSPFSVKVTGEGRVKESITRRRRAPSVANVGSHCDLSLKIPEISIQDMTAQVTSPSGKSHEAEIVEGENHTYCIRFVPAEMGMHTVSVKYKGQHVPGSPFQFTVGPLGEGGAHKVRAGGPGLERAEAGVPAEFSIWTREAGAGGLAIAVEGPSKAEISFEDRKDGSCGVAYVVQEPGDYEVSVKFNEEHIPDSPFVVPVASPSGDARRLTVSSLQESGLKVNQPASFAVSLNGAKGAIDAKVHSPSGALEECYVTEIDQDKYAVRFIPRENGIYLIDVKFNGTHIPGSPFKIRVGEPGHGGDPGLVSAYGAGLEGGVTGSPAEFIVNTSNAGAGALSVTIDGPSKVKMDCQECPEGYRVTYTPMAPGSYLISIKYGGPYHIGGSPFKARVTGHRLVSNHSLHETSSVFVDSLTKTASAPQHGAPGPGSTDASKVLAKGVGLSKAYMGQKSSFTVDCSKAGNNMLLVGVHGPRTPCEEILVKHVGSRLYSVSYLLKDKGEYTLVVKWGDEHIPGSPYRVLVP; this is encoded by the exons ATGAGTAGCTCCCACTCCCGGGCGGGCCAGAGCGCTGCGGGCGCGGCTCCGGGCAGTGGCGCCGACACGCGAGACGCAGAGATGCCGGCCACCGAGAAGGACCTGGCGGAGGATGCGCCGTGGAAGAAGATCCAGCAGAACACATTCACGCGTTGGTGCAACGAGCACCTCAAGTGCGTGAGCAAGCGCATCGCCAACCTACAGAAGGACCTGAGCGACGGGCTGCGGCTTATCGCGCTGCTCGAGGTGCTCAGCCAGAAGAAGATGCACCGCAAGCACAACCAGAGGCCCACCTTCCGCCAGATGCAGCTCGAGAACGTGTCGGTGGCGCTCGAGTTCCTGGAGCGCGAGAGCATCAAGCTCGTGTCCATCG ACAGTAAGGCCATTGTGGACGGGAACCTCAAGCTGATCTTGGGCCTCATCTGGACCCTGATCCTGCACTACTCCATCTCCATGCCCATGTGGGatgaggaggaggacgaggaggccAAGAAACAGACACCCAAGCAGAGGCTCCTGGGCTGGATCCAGAACAAGCTGCCGCAGCTGCCCATCACCAACTTCAGCCGGGACTGGCAGAGTGGCAGGGCCCTGGGCGCCCTTGTCGACAGCTGTGCCCCAG GCCTGTGCCCTGACTGGGATTCCTGGGATGCCAGCAAGCCCGTGAACAACGCGAGGGAAGCCATGCAGCAGGCCGACGACTGGCTGGGCATCCCTCAG GTGATCACCCCTGAGGAGATCGTGGACCCCAATGTGGATGAGCACTCCGTCATGACCTACCTGTCCCAGTTTCCCAAGGCCAAGCTGAAACCAGGGGCTCCCCTGCGGCCCAAACTGAACCCGAAGAAAGCCCGAGCCTACGGGCCAG GCATCGAGCCCACAGGCAACATGGTGAAGAAGCGGGCAGAGTTCACCGTGGAGACCAGAAGCGCCGGGCAGGGAGAGGTGCTGGTGTATGTGGAGGATCCAGCCGGGCACCAGGAGGAG GCAAAGGTGACCGCCAATAACGACAAGAACCGTACCTTCTCTGTCTGGTATGTCCCCGAGGTGACGGGGACTCACAAG GTCACCGTGCTCTTTGCCGGCCAGCACATCGCCAAGAGCCCCTTCGAGGTGTATGTGGACAAGTCCCAGGGAGATGCCAGCAAAGTGACGGCCCAGGGCCCTGGCCTGGAGCCCAGCGGCAACATCGCCAACAAGACCACCTACTTTGAGATCTTCACAGCGG CGGGGACAGGCGAGGTGgaagtggtgatccaggaccccACAGGACGGAAGGGTACCGTGGAGCCTCAGCTGGAGGCCCGGGGCGACAGCACGTATCGCTGCAGCTACCAGCCCACCGTGGAGGGCGTCCACACGGTGCATGTCACCTTCGCTGGTGTGCCCATCCCTCGCAGCCCCTACACTGTCACTGTTGGCCAAG CTTGTAACCCAGGGGCCTGCCGCGCCGTCGGCCGGGGCCTCCAGCCCAAGGGTGTGCGAGTGAAGGAGACTGCCGACTTCAAGGTGTACACGAAGGGCGCGGGCAGTGGGGAGCTGAAGGTCACCGTGAAGGGTCCCA AGGGCGAAGAGCGCGTGAAACAAAAGGACCTGGGGGATGGTGTCTATGGCTTCGAGTATTACCCCATGGTCCCCGGCACATACACTGTCACCATCACGTGGGGCGGCCAGAACATCGGGCGCAG TCCCTTCGAGGTGAAGGTGGGCACCGAGTGTGGCAATCAGAAGGTGCGGGCTTGGGGCCCCGGGCTGGAGGGCGGCGTCGTCGGCAAGTCCGCAGACTTTGTGGTGGAGGCCATTGGGGACGATGTGGGCACCCTGG GCTTCTCGGTGGAGGGCCCGTCGCAGGCCAAGAtcgaatgtgatgacaagggtgatgGCTCCTGTGATGTGCGCTACTGGCCCCAGGAGGCTGGCGAGTACGCCGTGCACGTGCTGTGCAATAGTGAAGACATCCGCCTCAGCCCCTTCATGGCCGACATCCGCGAGGCGCCCCAGGATTTCCATCCCGACAGG GTGAAGGCACGTGGGCCTGGATTGGAGAAGACGGGTGTGGCTGTCAACAAGCCAGCAGAGTTCACGGTGGATGCCAAGCACGGCGGGAAGGCTCCTCTCAGGGTCCAAGTCCAG GACAACGAGGGCTGCCCCGTGGAGGCAGTGGTCAAGGACAACGGCAACGGCACTTACAGCTGCTCCTACGTGCCCCGGAAGCCGGTGAAGCACACGGCCATGGTGTCCTGGGGAGGCGTCAGCATCCCCAGCAGCCCCTTCCGG GTGAATGTGGGAGCCGGCAGCCACCCAAACAAGGTCAAGGTGTACGGCCCAGGAGTGGCCAAGACGGGACTCAAGGCTCACGAGCCCACCTACTTCACTGTGGACTGCACGGAGGCCGGCCAGG GTGACGTCAGCATTGGCATCAAGTGTGCCCCCGGTGTGGTGGGCCCCGCTGAGGCCGACATTGACTTCGACATCATCCGCAATGACAATGACACGTTCACAGTCAAGTACACACCCCGTGGGGCTGGCAGCTACACCATCATGGTCCTCTTTGCTGACCAG GCCACGCCCACCAGCCCCATCCGGGTCAAGGTGGACCCCTCCCATGATGCCAGCAAGGTGAAGGCCGAGGGCCCTGGCCTCAGTCGTACCG GTGTCGAGCTTGGCAAACCCACCCACTTCACGGTCAATGCCAAAGCCGCCGGCAAAGGCAAGCTGGATGTCCAGTTCTCGGGGCTGGCCAAGGGGGACGCGGTACGTGATGTGGACCTCGTTGACCACCATGACAATACCTATACCGTCAAGTACACTCCTGTGCAGCAG GGCCCAGTGGGTGTCAGTGTCACTTATGGAGGGGATCCTATCCCCAAGAGCCCCTTCTCGGTGGCGGTGTCTCCAAGCCTGGACCTCAGCAAGATCAAGGTGTCCGGCCTGGGAGAGA AGGTGGATGTTGGCAAAGACCAGGAGTTCACAGTCAAGTCGAAGGGTGCCGGTGGCCAAGGCAAAGTGGTGTCCAAGATTGTGGGCCCCTCGGGGACAGCAGTGCCCTGCAAGGTGGAGCCAGGCCTAGGGGCTGACAACAGCGTGGTGCGTTTTGTGCCCCGTGAAGAGGGGCCCTATGAGGTCGAGGTGACCTACGACGGCGTGCCTGTGCCTGGCAGCCCCTTTTCTCTCGAAGCTGTGCCCCCCACCAAGCCTAGCAAG gtgAAAGCCTTTGGGCCGGGGCTGCAGGGGGGCAGTGCAGGCTCCCCTGCCCGCTTCACCATCGACACCAAGGGCGCCGGCACAGGCGGCCTGGGCCTGACAGTGGAGGGCCCCTGTGAGGCCCAGCTTGAGTGCCTGGACAACGGGGACGGCACGTGCTCTGTGTCCTACGTGCCTACGGAGCCCGGGGACTACAACATCAACATCCTCTTCGCTGACACCCACATCCCCGGCTCCCCGTTCAAGGCCCACGTGGTTCCCTGCTTTGACCCATCCAAGGTCAAGTGCTCGGGCCCTGGGCTGGAGCGGGCCACCGCCGGTGAGGCAGGCCAGTTCCACGTGGACTGCTCGAGTGCAGGCAGCGCAGAGCTGACCATTGAGATCCGCTCCGAGGCGGGGCTGCCAGCCGAGGTGCACATCCAGGACCACGGTGACGGCACGCACACCATCACCTACATCCCCCTGTGCCCCGGGGCCTACACTGTCACCATCAAGTACGGCGGCCAGCCTGTGCCCAACTTCCCCAGCAAGCTGCAGGTGGAGCCCGCAGTGGACACCTCAGGCGTCCAGTGCTATGGGCCCGGGATTGAGGGCCAAG GCGTCTTCCGAGAAGCCACCACTGAGTTCAGTGTGGATGCCCGGGCTCTGACGCAGACCGGAGGGCCGCACGTCAAGGCTCGCGTGGCCAACCCCTCGGGCAACCTGACCGAGACCTACGTGCAGGACTGTGGCGACGGCACGTACAAAGTGGAGTACACGCCTTACGAGGAGG GACTCCACTCTGTGGATGTGACCTACGACGGCAGCCCTGTGCCCAGCAGCCCCTTTCAGGTGCCTGTGACCGAGGGCTGTGACCCCTCCCGAGTGCGCGTCCATGGGCCGGGCATCCAAAGCGGCACCACCAACAAGCCCAACAAGTTCACCGTGGAGACCAG GGGAGCTGGCACAGGGGGCCTGGGACTGGCTGTAGAGGGCCCCTCCGAGGCCAAGATGTCCTGCATGGACAACAAGGACGGCAGCTGCTCGGTCGAGTACGTCCCCTACGAGGCTGGCACCTACAGCCTTAATGTCACCTACGGCGGCCATCAAGTGCCAG GCAGTCCTTTCAAGGTCCCTGTGCACGATGTGACAGACGCGTCCAAGGTCAAGTGCTCTGGGCCTGGCCTGAGCCCAGGCATGGTCCGTGCCAACCTCCCTCAGTCCTTCCAGGTGGACACGAGCAAGGCCGGCGTGGCCCCGCTGCAGGTCAAAGTGCAGGGGCCCAAAG GCCTGGTGGAGCCGGTGGATGTGGTGGACAATGCCGATGGCACCCAGACCGTGAACTATGTGCCCAGCCGTGAGGGGCCCTACAGCATCTCGGTGCTGTACGGGGAAGAAGAGGTGCCCCGAAG CCCCTTCAAGGTCAAGGTGCTGCCTACACATGATGCCAGTAAGGTAAAGGCCAGCGGCCCCGGGCTCAACACCACTGGCGTGCCCGCCAGCCTGCCTGTGGAGTTCACCATTGACGCAAAGGACGCAGGGGAGGGCCTGCTGGCGGTCCAGATCACG GACCCTGAGGGCAAGCCCAAGAAGACGCACATCCAAGACAACCACGACGGCACGTACACGGTGGCCTACGTGCCAGACGTGACGGGCCGCTACACCATCCTCATCAAGTATGGTGGTGATGAGATCCCCTTCTCCCCGTACCGCGTTCGGGCCGTGCCCACGGGGGATGCCAGCAAGTGCACCGTCACAG TGTCAATCGGAGGTCACGGGCTAG GCGCTGGCATCGGCCCCACCATCCAGATTGGGGAGGAGACGGTGATCACCGTGGACACCAAGGCGGCGGGCAAAGGCAAGGTGACCTGCACCGTGTGCACACCCGACGGCTCCGAGGTGGACGTGGACGTGGTAGAGAACGAGGACGGCACCTTTGACATCTTCTATACGGCCCCCCAGCCGGGCAAATATGTCATCTGCGTGCGCTTCGGTGGCGAACACGTGCCCAACAGCCCCTTCCAAGTGACG GCTCTGGCCGGAGACCAGCCCGCGGCGCAGCCCCCACTACGGCCTCAGCAGCTGGCCCCACCATACACCTACGCCCAGGGCGGCCAGCAGACCTGG GCCCCAGAAAGACCCTTGGTGGGTGTCAATGGGCTGGATGTGACCAGCCTGAGGCCCTTCGACCTTGTCATCCCCTTCACCATCAAGAAGGGCGAGATCACTG GGGAGGTGCGGATGCCCTCGGGCAAGGTGGCGCAGCCGGCCATCACCGACAATAAGGATGGCACCGTGACCGTGCGCTACGCACCCAGCGAGGCCGGCCTGCATGAGATGGACATCCGCTATGACAACATGCACATCCCAG GAAGCCCCCTACAGTTCTACGTGGATTATGTGAACTGCGGCCACGTCACAGCCTACGGGCCTGGCCTCACCCACGGGGTGGTGAACAAGCCTGCTGTCTTCACCGTCAACACCAAGGATGCAGGAGAGG GGGGCTTGTCCCTGGCCATCGAGGGCCCATCCAAAGCAGAAATCAGCTGCACTGACAACCAGGACGGGACGTGCAGCGTCTCCTACCTGCCCGTGCTGCCTGGTGACTACAGCATCCTGGTCAAGTACAACGAGCAGCACATCCCGGGCAGCCCCTTCACTGCCAGGGTCACAG GTGACGACTCGATGCGCATGTCCCACCTGAAGGTGGGCTCTGCCGCTGACATCCCCATCAATATCTCGGAGACGGACCTCAGCCTGCTCACAGCCACGGTGGTGCCGCCCTCGGGCCGGGAGGAGCCCTGTCTGCTGAAGCGGCTGCGCAATGGTCACGTGG GGATCTCCTTCGTGCCCAAGGAGACCGGGGAGCACCTGGTGCATGTGAAGAAGAATGGCCAGCACGTGGCGAGCAGCCCCATCCCCGTGGTAATCAGCCAGTCGGAGATTGGGGATGCCAGCCGCGTGCGGGTCTCAGGCCAGGGCCTCCACGAAGGCCACACCTTTGAGCCTGCAGAGTTTATCATCGACACCCGTGATGCAG GCTATGGTGGGCTCAGCCTGTCCATCGAGGGTCCCAGCAAGGTGGACATCAACACAGAGGACCTGGAGGATGGCACATGCAGGGTCACCTACTGCCCCACGGAGCCTGGAAACTATATCATCAACATCAAGTTCGCTGACCAGCACGTGCCTG GCAGCCCCTTCTCCGTGAAGGTCACAGGCGAGGGCCGGGTGAAAGAGAGCATCACACGCAGGCGACGGGCCCCTTCGGTGGCTAACGTTGGCAGTCATTGTGACCTGAGCCTGAAGATCCCTG AAATTAGCATCCAGGACATGACAGCCCAGGTGACTAGCCCATCAGGCAAGAGCCATGAGGCCGAGATCGTGGAAGGGGAGAACCATACCTACTGCATCCGCTTCGTGCCCGCTGAGATGGGCATGCACACCGTCAGCGTCAAGTACAAGGGCCAGCACGTGCCTGGGAGCCCTTTCCAGTTCACTGTAGGGcccctgggggaagggggagcccACAAGGTCCGCGCCGGGGGCCCTGGCCTGGAAAGGGCTGAAGCTGGAGTGCCAG CTGAATTCAGCATTTGGACCCGGGAAGCTGGTGCCGGGGGCCTGGCCATTGCTGTCGAGGGCCCCAGCAAGGCCGAGATCTCCTTCGAGGACCGCAAGGATGGCTCCTGTGGCGTGGCCTATGTGGTCCAGGAGCCAG GTGACTACGAGGTCTCAGTCAAGTTCAACGAGGAGCACATCCCCGATAGCCCTTTTGTGGTGCCTGTGGCTTCTCCGTCTGGTGACGCCCGCCGCCTTACTGTTTCTAGTCTTCAG GAGTCAGGGCTAAAGGTCAACCAGCCAGCCTCTTTTGCAGTCAGCCTGAACGGGGCCAAGGGGGCGATCGATGCCAAGGTGCACAGCCCCTCAGGAGCCCTGGAGGAGTGCTATGTCACAGAGATCGACCAAG ATAAGTACGCCGTGCGCTTTATCCCACGGGAGAATGGCATCTACCTGATTGATGTCAAGTTCAATGGCACCCACATCCCTGGAAGCCCCTTCAAGATCCGAGTTGGGGAGCCTGGGCACGGAGGGGACCCAGGCCTGGTGTCCGCTTACGGAGCTGGCCTGGAAGGCGGCGTCACAG GGAGCCCAGCTGAGTTCATTGTGAACACAAGCAATGCGGGCGCTGGTGCCCTATCGGTCACAATCGACGGGCCCTCCAAGGTGAAGATGGATTGCCAGGAGTGCCCTGAGGGCTACCGCGTCACCTACACCCCCATGGCACCTGGCAGCTACCTCATCTCCATCAAGTACGGCGGCCCCTACCACATTGGGGGCAGCCCCTTCAAGGCCAGAGTTACAG GTCACCGTCTGGTCAGCAACCACAGCCTCCATGAGACATCATCAGTGTTTGTGGACTCCCTGACCAAGACTGCCAGTGCCCCCCAGCATGGGGCCCCAGGCCCAGGTTCCACCGACGCCAGCAAGGTGCTGGCCAAGGGCGTGGGGCTGAGCAAGGCCTACATGGGCCAGAAGAGCAGCTTCACGGTGGACTGCAGCAAAGCAG GCAACAACATGCTGCTGGTGGGGGTACACGGGCCCCGGACACCCTGCGAGGAGATCCTGGTGAAGCACGTGGGCAGCAGGCTCTACAGCGTCTCCTACCTGCTCAAGGACAAGGGGGAGTACACGCTGGTGGTGAAATGGGGGGACGAGCACATCCCAGGCAGCCCCTACCGCGTCCTGGTGCCCTGA